The following is a genomic window from Halichoerus grypus chromosome 13, mHalGry1.hap1.1, whole genome shotgun sequence.
TAATAGCTGGTCTTCTGTCCTCAGTGGAGAGTCTTAAAGGTGGAAGGGGTGCTTTGTTATTCATAACgagcccctttcaaccacaggGGTTCAGAGCCATCGGATCCGGGCCTCTCCTGGAAGCCGAGCTGACCTGCACCGGGCTCTCCCCTAGCACCTGTCCTCGCAATGTCAATAACACGATCACTCTCAAACTCTATTGCTCATGCACACGTCAGGTGCCAGCCTCAGGCCAACCAACAGGGCCCGGGCCGGTCCCCTTCCTGCTACGACCACAGCAGAGGTGGGCACCCCTGATTTCCCAGGAGAGGAGAATGAGGATCAGAGCGCTCGCGTCCCTTGTCTGCGGGAGGGCGGAGCAGGGCGGTGGGGCTAGTCGTGTTACATTCTGGAGCTCAAACCACTGGTTCCCAAACTGCTGCCCATTGGAATCGCCGGCGCTCTTTGAAATAGGTGAATTCCCAGCTCCGACCCCAAGACATTCTGATTACATTGCTCTGAGCTGAACGAGGGCAGCGGGGTCACCCTCAGGCGATTCCACGGTGCAGCAGAGCTCCGGAGCCGCGGACCCTCCACTTCATCCTCCTGTTGCCTCTCCGGCTGCCTGGATCTTGTGCTTGAGTGAAAACAAGTTGAAGGCAAGAGACAGTgtctttgtttcttgaattctggGTGGGAAGCCACAGTTCTGGCACCGGGAAAACACCCCACAGGCCTGATGGATGAAGAGGTTATAAATGAACCTGTGGACACACACGTTTGGCCGGGAGAGGAGCCAGGTCCTGTGTTTTCATGACCACAGCCCTACGGTTGCTGGAAAACTGAGGATATTTAAAACACCCCGGATGGGGAGCAGGCTCGTCCGGTTTGTTTGTGCCCCAGGCCCACCCGAGAGAGCGAGGACGAGGAGGACGAGGAGAGGAAGGGCCGGGGCTGCTCCCTGCAGTACCAGCACGCCACGGTGCGCGTCCTCACCCAGTTCGTGGCCGAGGCGCCCGACTCGGGGCAGCTGAGCTACATGCTGGGCCCCGACTGGCAGTTCGACATCACCGACCTCGTGGCCGATTTCATGAAGGTGGAGGAGGCGAGGATCGCGCAGCTCCAGGGCGGCAGGACCCTGGTGGGCCGGGAGCCGGGCATAACCACGGCAGCTTTAATGCACTGCTCGGCGCTTTCCCCAAATACTCAGCCCATTCTTTGCTTGTGTCCAGATACATTTGTGTGAGGCAGTTTTGTGCAAGTGTGTGTTGGTACGTGGGAGGGAGCAATGAACACAATACACAGAATTCATCAGCCTTTAGACTGCATATTCAGAAATTCTTGTTTTATTAACCACAGAGAAGCTTCTGCAAATTAGAGATGCTCTTGAGATCAGATTTCTCACCCTTTCACCAGGGGATGCTATGTTGAGACACACAATGAAAGCAACCTTATGTCCCTGGTCTTAGCGGCTCTCAACCTCGGGGCATTTGGCGATGTCTGGACACATTTTGTTTGTCATACTTATTTACACTCACACGCATAGTTCCCTAATgtcatgctttctcttttcttagacgattattgaaaatatttcatagttaATTTTAATAGGATGGCTGTGAAGAGATTATAGAGCAGATCATTATCTTTACAAAGTGTTTAAATATTCCTTATCACATCACAATTTAGGGTTCGCCCAAATGTGATTTTGCAAAAGCTGGTTTATTGATACTACATTAGTCCAGGTCTGAATCACTCTGGTGGCTAATTGATGTTTTATGAGGTGAAATGACTTTTTAAGGCCATTAAGATTCCTTTCTGCACTGAATTTTCCCAGCGAGCTCAATGATGCTATAAGGATCTACAATTATTACATTATAAACATCTAACtactcaaagaacaaatattaagcaGGGGAAGAAGGCGAGACAccatttctctaaatatttttagtaaaaagaTTGTCAAAATATAACTATTAGTTTTGAGGGAAATGTTACATTTTCTGTGCTCTAATGGGCCAACACCAGCAGGGAGATAATATCCTTTAATTTGGGGGGAATTATCACTAAATTAAATCAAGctctttgaagaaaacaaatgactaATATTGTATAAATcaaaggaagtaaaatatattaGGTTGATCTATTTATAGTTCCTTGCTTTTTAATGGGGGGATGtgattaaacattaaaaaaatgctctTCTAAACCATTTGCATTTCAACAAGTTGTCCTAGCCCCAGACCATCTGTCTTAAGATCATCGGGTGCAAATCTATTGTCTGACAAAGTCAGGTTTATTGACCTATTGCTCTTAGGGAGACCACCACGCAGAGGAAATGTGGGAAATCGTATTGGACAAAAGAGAGTCTGATAGGAAGCCGGCAAGGGCTGAGGGCAGGTAAGATTCCAATAAAGCAGAGTGGGGGTAGCTCAGGACACCCTGAGCTATTGGCATCGGTCTGGACCCTACTGTGGACCCAGGGTCCTGCTTGCTAGTGAGATGCATAACTCACGTGCATGGGGGTTGTTGCGTCATCTGAAATCCTGCACTGGAGTTGGAAATCAGATTTGCTTCTCTGTGTCAAAGTGACTTAGGTCCTCAAGGCAAGAGAGGGATGTCCATTCTGCCTGATGACGGGGATTTCAAAGAGCAAGGTTTCTGATAATCTTGGATTTTAGAGAACAGTGTTTCTCAGGGGGTACAAATGGTAGCAGTGCCCCAAATAAAAGGGTTGTTCTGACACTTCAGCCTGGGAGGAAAGTTTCCTGCTAATGTGGCAGCTGACTTCTCCTGCATCGGTCACTGCAGCTGGATAAAGGGAAGGGCaggtttctgcctttttttttttttttttggtctgagcTAGTTCCTACTTTCTGGAGACTTTCTCAGACTTAGCACTGAGAGCACACTTTGGGGTTTAAAGGATGGTGGCAAACAAATGATCAAAAAGAAGACGTCCACCTGCTTACCAAGCCCCACTTTTTTGGTAGgcattttacctttttctttgtgtttccccTCATTAATTGTGTGTGCAGCAGAGACTGGAGCTTGCTCGCTTCCTTTGAAGGTGCTCTCACCTCTGTCCGACTCCATCCTGGCTGAGAAGACAGTGATCGTGCTGGATGACCGCGTCACCATCGCCGACCTGGGCATGCAGCTGGTGGCCGGCTTGTCTCTTGCCCTGCAGCCTCACAGAGCGGACAAGAGGGCTATTGTCTCAATAGTGTCTGCCCAGGACGTCCTCCAGGCCCTGCAGCAGGTGGGATTCCAGACCCTTTTGTCCCCAGTCAGTTGAGACCATTTCCTTCCCTCTCACATCTGTGGAGAAGATCAGTAGGGCACTCGTAGCTAGGTCAGGGGGTCCTTGAagcttctttctgctttctctctggtCTGTCTTGTCTCTGAGAAAAGTGCTCGGTACTTTGGATAAATTGtcttcttatatattttacacaCTAACCATGTGTCCAAATACTACTTTGCAGTGGGTTATCTGTGATGGGGGACTCCTGGTAGACCATGACCAAAGGATCACATGTGTTCTCCTTTCTAAAGTAAGTAATGATTGATACTTGCAAATTCTATTTCTGCTATTTAAAGAAGTATGGCTAATAGGCACCAGATATCTGTTGGTTTATATTAATTATAGGAAACTTAAAACTCTGCTCCATCTTTAAACTTGTAGCAAATCCAGTCGAATTATACCAAGGTCATTGTGTCTTTCAAGCATGCCAGTCCCCTTAATACATCTTTTCTCAAATACTTCAAATGAGCATGTCTTTCTAATAAAGAATGTTGAAGTGATATTATCTTGAGCAGTAGCCTGAGTAGCTGCACCTGAAATTGATTCAAATGCATCATGTGATCTTTCAAACTCTTTGGAAAATTCAAAGTCAAATTCTGTTATATGACATTCACTAAGTTAATATACACAGGACTGCATTCACTACAGTATACTAATTTGCTCCTAACACCAGTGTGGTTACAGCCCATTATTTATGCCAGTTTAATGTATGATAGCAACTGATccagattttaaaacatatttattgttCTCTGCCTGTGTATTGGAAACATATCTCATAAGAAACCACATGTGTGGTTTATAAATTTGTGTACATTGTTTACAAACTTGAAGGAAATAAACTATAACATAatgctttaatttcatttttcttagttgTTGGATTTTGGTCGGTGATGGTTCGGTGACACCCTTAGACATTTATGATCCCAAGGATTTTTCAGTTACTGTGTCATCATTGGTTGAAATGGTGATGTCTGTCCAAGCAAACCTTCAGTCCAGATGGCCAGTTGTGGTCGCACAGGGTGAAGGGCAAGGGCCCTTGATTAAATTAGAAATGATGATTAGTGAGCCCTGTCAGAAGACCAAGAAGAAGAGTGTTCTTGCCGTGGGTAAAGGAAATGTCAAGGTCAGATTTGAACCAAATATTGATGAGCACCAAGGAGGCACCAACAATATTGAGGGCATCAGTCGGGAATACAAGGACCACCTCAGTAATTCCATAGAGCGTGAAGGAAACCGGGAGAGAGCAGGTCAGGAGTGGTTCCAACATGGCACCTCTGTTGGCCAAGAGGAACGTAGCAACAAAAGCACAACCCCACAGTCTCCCCAGGAAGGAAAGGATGAGAAGTCACTCAAGAGTGGCGGTCCAGACCTGTTCACAAGCTTCCCCACTCAAGGGAAGTTACTGGAACCCAATGATCCCAGTGACCTGACAGCGACCTCTGGGGGTTAAGTGACTTGGAGATCGGCATGTACGCTCTGCTCTGTGTCTTCTGCCTGGCCATTTTGGTCTTCTTGATCAACTGTGTGGGCTTTGCTTGGAAATACAGACACAAAAGATTCACCGTGAGTGAGCAAGGCAACATCCCCCATTCCCATGACTGGGTCTGGCTTGGGAATGAAGTAGAACTTCTGGAGAAGCCCGTGGACATCACCCTCCCATCGGAGGAGTGCACGACCATGATAGACAGGGGACTGCAGTTCGAGGAGAGGAACTTCCTTCTCAATGGCGGTTCCCAGAAGACTTTCCATAGTCAACTGCTCAGACCCTCTGACTATGTCTATGAGAAAGACCTTAAAAGTGAGCCTATAAATCCATCGGGCCCAAAGCGGAAGTGAGTCAAGTTTACTTCCTACACCACCATCCTCCCGGAGGACGGCGGCCCATACACCAACTCCATCCTGTTTGACAGTGAGGACAACATCAAGTGGGTCTGTCAGGACACAGGGCTGGGGGGTCCCCGGGACCTTAGAGACTATATGGAAAGCCTGCAAGACCACATGTGAACTCCTTTCTTACGTTTGTATTCACCTTTATGCCTTCTGTTTTTTGAACGGTGGAGCGGTGAGTTTGTTCAGCAATAGGGGATGATTTAACAAAGCTTCATTTGGGGCGGTCTGGGGCAGGGAATCCCTTTCTGAGCAGGTGTCAGAGGCCTGGAGAGCTATAGCAGCTGGGTTATAAGCCAGGGTGTGATATACCTCTAGGTCAATTACAAGGAGATACTGGGAACCTCCTGGGACAACAGTTTTTCCCACTTTCTGGGACCGGCTCAGTGATAATACAAGAACCCAGAACTCGTGAGTGTTACTCGTTGCCTCAGGGCAAATGACCACTGGGAGTTGGAAAGAATTTGGGAGTTGATATTTCTATTCTTAGGTCTTTGTAAAGCACAGTGGACATTACTTGTCCACAGCCTGAGAGTAGACATATGCAAACGATAACTGAATATAGCCCTTATTTTCAATGAGCACTGCTCTTGATGCATG
Proteins encoded in this region:
- the LOC118529894 gene encoding LOW QUALITY PROTEIN: transmembrane protein 132B-like (The sequence of the model RefSeq protein was modified relative to this genomic sequence to represent the inferred CDS: inserted 1 base in 1 codon; substituted 1 base at 1 genomic stop codon); this translates as MKMPIIAAKKHLGNFVLLGSEELYGFGLEFVAKMVEEEVETCSERFLLAALISAGGTCVVCENIRPTRESEDEEDEERKGRGCSLQYQHATVRVLTQFVAEAPDSGQLSYMLGPDWQFDITDLVADFMKVEEARIAQLQGGRTLVLSPLSDSILAEKTVIVLDDRVTIADLGMQLVAGFCWILVGDGSVTPLDIYDPKDFSVTVSSLVEMVMSVQANLQSRWPVVVAQGEGQGPLIKLEMMISEPCQKTKKKSVLAVGKGNVKVRFEPNIDEHQGGTNNIEGISREYKDHLSNSIEREGNRERAGQEWFQHGTSVGQEERSNKSTTPQSPQEGKDEKSLKSGGPDLFTSFPTQGKLLEPNDPSDLTATSXGLSDLEIGMYALLCVFCLAILVFLINCVGFAWKYRHKRFTVSEQGNIPHSHDWVWLGNEVELLEKPVDITLPSEECTTMIDRGLQFEERNFLLNGGSQKTFHSQLLRPSDYVYEKDLKSEPINPSGPKRKXVKFTSYTTILPEDGGPYTNSILFDSEDNIKWVCQDTGLGGPRDLRDYMESLQDHM